Part of the Flavobacterium sp. MDT1-60 genome, ACGCGCCAATAATCTGGACGGGCTGTCATTATCACGATTAATTGATTTACGCATTTTAGCTTCATCTTCAGTTTCTAAAAACGGGATAGTTTCACTAAAAACTCTAATTTGTGTATTATCTCTTAAATTAGTTCCGCTGGATAAACTGTTTCCAATCATGTCGTTATTCAGCATGGCGATGATATTCCAGTTTGATTCTTTAGCAAATTCAGCCAAATGGCGGGCACCAATAAGTCCTTGTTCTTCGCCAACAACAGCAACAAAAATAATGGTTGCCGGAAAAGATCTTTTACTCATAATCTTAGCTAATTCAATAACGGCTGCAACACCAGATCCGTCGTCATTAGCACCAGGCGCGTCCGATTTTACATTCATTACGTCGGAAACGCGTGAATCAAGATGTCCACTAATAATAAGCACACGATTATCATTAGGGTCAGTTCCTTTTAAAATGGCCATGACATTTCCAAGTTGGCTGTCTACTTTTACCCGTTTTCCGTCTGCTTTAACCGTAAAATAATCTATTGTAGAAGTTAATCTTCCACCAGATTCTAAGGCATATTTGTCAAACTCAGATTTTACCCATTGCTGTGCTGCTCCAATTCCTTTTGTTTTGCTTTTTGTATCACTTAAAGTATGTCTGGTTCCAAAAGTTACCAGTTTTCGAACAGTTGCTTCGAGGTTTTCGGATTTAACTTCTGAAATCATCTTTTTAATTTCCGGATCTTCAGCAACCTGCGAAATACCGATCTGAGAAAATAGTAAAAAGGCAAAAACGAAGTAAAAAGTAATTTTTTTCATTGATTTGGAGTTGATTTACGTTCTCAAATTTAATTAAAAAGCACAAAGTATAATAAGAAGCATCTTGCTTTTTTTTAATTCAAAATATTTTTCGGTTTACCATTTTCAAACTTCGTACATTTGCAGCTGGAAACTTAGTCATTTATCGACTCAGAACTTAAGAATATGATTGAAATAGGAAAATACAATACACTTACCATATTACGCGATACCAAAGTTGGTTTATTTTTAGGAAATCCTGAAAAAGACCCGGAAGGAATTCACGATATATTATTACCGAATAAATACGTTCCAAATGAATTTGAAATAGGCGAGGAGCTTATAGTTTTCGTTTATTTGGACCACGAACAACGTCCTGTTGCAA contains:
- a CDS encoding M28 family metallopeptidase — its product is MKKITFYFVFAFLLFSQIGISQVAEDPEIKKMISEVKSENLEATVRKLVTFGTRHTLSDTKSKTKGIGAAQQWVKSEFDKYALESGGRLTSTIDYFTVKADGKRVKVDSQLGNVMAILKGTDPNDNRVLIISGHLDSRVSDVMNVKSDAPGANDDGSGVAAVIELAKIMSKRSFPATIIFVAVVGEEQGLIGARHLAEFAKESNWNIIAMLNNDMIGNSLSSGTNLRDNTQIRVFSETIPFLETEDEAKMRKSINRDNDSPSRLLARYIKTTTEQYVDQLSVKLVYRNDRFLRGGDHTPFSQNGFTAVRFCEMNENFDHQHQDLRTENNIKYGDLPEFMDFDYLRKNACANLAVLANLAWSPKAPVNVGIEVKNLSNSSTLIWSAPEDKPQFGYQILMRETSSSHWEKTFFVKDTKAEIPYSKDNYFFTVQTVDALGHASIPVFPIPIR